One part of the Cinclus cinclus chromosome 20, bCinCin1.1, whole genome shotgun sequence genome encodes these proteins:
- the LOC134052057 gene encoding TBC1 domain family member 24-like codes for MLQVGLSLPRSPGGAAAAFPMAEPAAGEDAGTGREVLGSSPVTIVVTSAADTWDIDTSSRLGCGQFVDWDKMPEPQQPAQIPRDVLARSPKELKRLMREGCWGWSHAGRARLYPRLIQQVSCRLVTPDALVYRDVAGRLFGKPSVSSHPLPEFLEGCPMPTYCLNPHGVTALKKILICVGTLFPDITHSPLLPALAALLLHYSEDEAQCFESVSRLIASNAPHADYIDQSFLAHQASCMTFGDLANKHCPAAHKLIAGAAENVLEVYSEWLSWLFPGLPFSYAVRVLDMFLLEGQKVLYRIALALLKQFRLSVAPAGLQGSDIKAELQAFSRNIAQHVTVDKLLERAFGIRLFSRKEIWLLQMANRKALMERGITVVQRRPSFHLAVDMQNFSSSTVTAQEMRLVWSWIPERFSLFPPLLLFSTSKDGCSLQRFYTCCEGYEPTVLLIKTTEGEVCGAFLSSDWSERKKNGATSGFFGTGECFVFTVRPEAERYEWVFIKKPELAKAVPRSPSPAPESRLGPSRDSRSSSPNHLAVPSPQRRGRLSPFLAVRHFLLPSKTASMFMSGSRDGIVIGGGGGQALSLDASLLWGHTERCETFDNPPLCQENFQVQLLEVWGFQSA; via the exons ATGCTGCAGGTGGGGCTCAGCCTGCCCCGCTCCCCCGGGGGCGCGGCCGCCGCCTTCCCCATGGCCGAGCCGGCCGCGGGCGAGGACGCGGGCACCGGGCGAG AGGTGCTTGGCTCATCCCCGGTCACCATCGTGGTCACGTCCGCGGCCGACACCTGGGACATCGACACCTCCTCCCGCCTGGGCTGTGGGCAGTTCGTGGACTGGGACAAGATGCCGGAGCCGCAGCAGCCGGCGCAGATCCCGCGGGACGTCCTGGCCAGGTCCCCGAAGGAGCTGAAGAGGCTGATGAGAGaaggctgctggggctggagccacGCGGGCCGGGCCCGGCTCTACCCCCGGCTCATCCAGCAGGTCTCCTGCCGCCTCGTCACCCCCGACGCGCTCGTGTACAGGGACGTGGCCGGCCGGCTCTTCGGGAAGCCCAGCGTGAGCTCCCACCCTCTGCCCGAGTTCCTGGAGGGCTGCCCCATGCCCACCTACTGCCTCAACCCGCACGGGGTCACGGCCCTGAAGAAGATCCTCATCTGCGTGGGCACCCTGTTCCCCGACATCACCCACAGCCCCCTGCTGCCCGCGCTGGCGGCGCTGCTGCTGCACTACAGCGAGGACGAGGCGCAGTGCTTCGAGAGCGTCTCTCGCCTCATCGCCAGCAACGCTCCCCACGCCGACTACATCGACCAGTCCTTCCTGGCCCACCAGGCCTCCTGCATGACCTTCGGGGACCTGGCCAACAAGCACTGCCCGGCAGCCCACAAGCTCATAGCCGGCGCCGCCGAGAACGTCCTCGAGGTCTACTCGGAGTGGCTGTCGTGGCTCTTCCCCGGGCTGCCCTTCAGCTACGCCGTGCGGGTGCTGGACATGTTCCTGCTGGAGGGCCAGAAGGTCCTGTACCGCATcgccctggccctgctcaagCAGTTCCGCCTCTCGGTGGCCCCGGCCGGGCTGCAGGGCTCTgacatcaaggcagagctgcaggcttTCTCCAGGAACATCGCCCAGCACGTCACTGTGGACAAACTCCTGGAGAGAGCCTTTGGCATCCGGCTGTTTTCCCGCAAGGAGATCTGGCTTCTCCAGATGGCCAACAGGAAGGCGTTGATGGAGAGGGGCATCACCGTGGTGCAGAGAAG GCCATCCTTCCACCTGGCTGTGGACATGCAGAACTTCAGCTCCAGCACTGTCACGGCGCAGGAGATGCGCCTCGTCTGGTCCTGGATCCCCGAGCGCTTCTCGCTCTTCCCCCCGCTGCTGCTCTTCTCCACCTCCAAGGatggctgcagcctgcagag GTTCTACACGTGCTGTGAAGGCTATGAACCCACGGTGCTGCTCATTAAAACCACCGAGGGCGAG GTGTGTGGGGCGTTTCTCTCCTCTGACTGGAGCGAAAGGAAGAAGAACGGAGCCACATCGGGCTTTTTTGGGACAGGGGAGTGCTTTGTGTTCACT GTGCGCCCCGAGGCAGAGAGGTACGAGTGGGTGTTCATCAAGAAGCCGGAGCTGGCCAAGGCCGTGCCGCGCTCGCCTTCCCCCGCTCCCGAATCCCGGCTCGGCCCCTCCCGGGACAGccgcagctccagccccaaCCACCTCGCCGTGCCCTCGCCGCAGAGGAGAGGCCGCCTGTCCCCGTTCCTGGCCGTCAGGCACTTCCTGCTGCCCTCCAAAACTGCCTCCATGTTCATGTCCGGCTCCCGGGACGGGATCGTTATCG GTGGAGGGGGAGGCCAAGCGCTGTCCCTGGACGCCAgcctgctctggggacacacGGAGCGCTGCGAGACCTTCGACAACCCCCCGCTCTGCCAGGAGAACTTCCAGGTGCAGCTCTTGGAAGTGTGGGGCTTTCAAAGCGCGTAG
- the MFSD6L gene encoding major facilitator superfamily domain-containing protein 6-like has product MSERWDVGRALALAALFRLLQGAGRGCAVPFLPLYLRLLGLPAPLVGAAAAARQLAALAVPLCCPRGRAGRLLLAGSVLGSAGASLALTLVPPAGGTGRTGCGSSLQLGLPGSLPSPLPPALPSTLFVPMLTAVPGPVRGPGRSTYGALNSSALTHTRAVPWGTGTTAADALAASRKPSMGSSTSQVFLGMTGAPQERGREVGESDPKGKGSLDGPSGWTEKGIDQQTPEPEGPASYGPPFPGLQEETPGSAATDLAGNAEESLNATESNEPALLKTALPAVGDAHVSENLPDSRDVNSEAVQSISQNREYQVFLMVLGAVVLWELLATSLEWAMDENVYEYLDFVDTTDRYGRLWLWGSAGAAAGAFGVSVLVDQLDCSLGGSIPRPAVHFYGYAVLVMLSLMVGVFFPGHVPRKSARSPGLAKALSLLRGDGRALLFAGTVFLTGAAGSVEHNFLLWQLQDQGSNELLMGLWVALGPLAELAIHPLRGQLLRALAGSRLELLSLAVLAAQLLSYSLLRAPWAALPVQALSALSSGALRWRLQGTVGDIATPGTERALHALLGGLCAGGAGLGSFAGGFVVQRFGLAVLFQASCAGLGLWVLFVVIVQSRLPRQRKINYSRLLAADSSEMSDSEEENEKDWLVKAMKDESFNRNWIQQQGIK; this is encoded by the coding sequence ATGAGCGAGCGCTGGGACGTGGGCCGGGCCCTGGCGCTGGCCGCGCTGTTCCGGCTGCTGCAGGGCGCGGGCCGGGGCTGTGCCGTGCCCTTCCTGCCGCTCTACCTGcggctgctggggctgcccgCTCCGCTCGTGGGGGCCGCGGCCGCGGCCCGGCAGCTGGCGGCGCTCGCCGTGCCCCTGTGCTGCccgcggggccgcgccgggcggctgctgctggcagggtcGGTGCTGGGCTCGGCAGGGGCCAGCCTAGCGCTCACCCTCGTCCCGCCCGCGGGGGGCACGGGGCGCACGGGCTGCGGCAGCAGCCTGCAGCTCGGCCTGCCCGGCTCCCTGCCCTCCCCGCTGCCCCCCGCGCTCCCTTCCACTCTGTTCGTGCCGATGCTCACGGCAGTGCCCGGCCCGGTGCGCGGCCCCGGCAGGAGCACTTATGGAGCGTTAAACTCCAGCGCTCTGACGCACACGAGAGCTGTGCCATGGGGAACGGGGACAACAGCTGCCGACGCGTTGGCAGCGAGCAGGAAGCCCTCTATGGGCAGTTCAACCTCCCAGGTGTTCTTGGGCATGACAGGTGCGCCTCAGGAACGCGGCAGAGAGGTTGGGGAAAGTGATCCGAAGGGAAAAGGCTCCTTGGACGGTCCCTCTGGCTGGACAGAGAAAGGCATTGATCAGCAGACACCCGAACCAGAAGGGCCGGCATCCTACGGACCTCCCTTCCCTGGGCTTCAGGAGGAAACTCCCGGCTCTGCTGCAACCGATCTAGCCGGTAATGCTGAGGAAAGCCTAAATGCTACTGAGAGTAATGAGCCAGCTTTGCTTAAAACAGCTCTTCCCGCTGTTGGAGATGCCCACGTGTCTGAAAACCTTCCAGACTCCCGAGATGTCAACTCCGAGGCAGTGCAGAGCATCTCCCAGAACAGAGAATACCAGGTTTTTCTCATGGTCTTGGGCGCTGTGGTGCTTTGGGAGCTGTTGGCCACTTCCCTGGAATGGGCCATGGATGAGAATGTCTACGAGTACCTGGACTTTGTGGACACCACGGACAGGTACGGGCGGCTGTGGCTGTGGGGCTCCGCGGGCGCGGCCGCCGGAGCGTTCGGCGTGTCCGTGCTGGTGGATCAGCTGGATTGCTCCCTCGGCGGCTCCATCCCCCGCCCCGCCGTGCACTTCTACGGCTACGCTGTCCTGGTGATGCTCTCCCTGATGGTCGGCGTCTTCTTCCCCGGCCACGTTCCCAGGAAAAGCGCCCGTTCTCCCGGGCTGGCCAAAGCGCTGTCCCTGCTGCGGGGGGACGGCCGGGCGCTGCTGTTCGCGGGCACCGTGTTCCTCACGGGTGCTGCCGGCTCCGTCGAGCACAACTTCCTCCTGTGGCAGCTGCAGGACCAGGGCAGCAACGAGCTCCTCATGGGGCTCTGGGTGGCGCTGGGCCCGCTGGCGGAGCTGGCCATTCACCCGCTCAGGGGGCAGCTGCTGCGGGCGCTGGcgggcagcaggctggagctgctgagcctGGCCGTGCTGGCAGCGCAGCTCCTGAGCTATTCCCTGCTCCGCGCTCCGTGGGCAGCGCTCCCCGTGCAGGCGCTGTCCGCCCTCAGCAGCGGGGCGCTGCGGTGGCGGCTGCAGGGGACGGTGGGGGACATCGCCACGCCGGGCACGGAGCGTGCCCTGCACGCCCTGCTCGGGGGGCTCTGCGCGGGAGGAGCCGGCCTGGGCAGCTTCGCGGGCGGGTTTGTGGTGCAGCGCTTCGGGCTGGCAGTCCTGTTCCAGGCCAGCTGCGCGGGGCTCGGGCTATGGGTCCTCTTCGTCGTGATTGTCCAATCCAGATTGCCCCggcagagaaaaattaattattcccGACTCCTGGCTGCTGATTCCAGTGAAATGAGTGACTCGGAGGAGGAGAACGAGAAGGACTGGCTGGTAAAGGCTATGAAGGATGAGAGCTTTAACAGGAATTGGATACAGCAGCAGGGGATCAAATAA
- the LOC134052181 gene encoding bMERB domain-containing protein 1-like, protein MECIFNRAEIVSMADSTTTIDDIEGELFRIERIREILVRRESELRYMMDDIQLCKEISRLKTELQKLLVLPENQKSNEEKQREEELVQQIHKLVETRDFLVDDVEFERLREREEDKEMAEFLQNKLSKSSLQRATPVREKKMTSRGQQTSAPYMSKTGLTLLKECCGFTCSVM, encoded by the exons ATGGAATGCATATTTAATAGG GCTGAGATCGTGTCCATGGCTGACTCCACCACCACCATCGATGACATTGAGGGAGAGCTCTTCAGGATCGAGCGGATCCGGGAGATCCTGGTGCGCAGGGAGTCAGAGCTGCGCTACAT GATGGACGACATCCAGCTTTGTAAGGAAATCAGCCGGCTGAAAACAGAGCTCCAGAAACTCCTGGTCCTGCCAG agaaCCAGAAATCCAACGaggagaagcagagggaagaggagctgGTGCAGCAGATCCACAAGCTGGTGGAAACACGGGATTTCCTGGTGGATGACGTGGAGTTTGAGAGGCTCAG ggaaagggaagaagacAAGGAAATGGCTGAGTTCCTGCAGAACAAGCTCTCCAAAAGCTCCCTCCAGAGAGCAA CTCCTGTCAGAGAGAAGAAGATGACATCGAGGGGACAGCAAACCTCAGCTCCCTACATGAGCAAGACAGGCCTGACCCTGCTCAAGGAGTGCTGTGGCTTCACCTGTTCCGTCATGTAG
- the CCDC42 gene encoding coiled-coil domain-containing protein 42: MAHKNLSYYRGQYKDRLLPLLRELRATEEDSTNSFICMMKKMKEVRLMEKVVEETEEAFAERMEAIAEQWRDLHARRAQLKAHVVTCGTTVKENERLRTQALKKAKEEKEKNTKKESELLRARKELEALRKQHQKLSKKLLKYSLFKRYLEDVVENSQVSLDVAQFRDVEDVISYYKALVRTRKDLLQSQWWHRQLMEQGKVLQQQIRAEKEAEMLQCKNDLVQLKESFDRAQGNIRQWEDRWAEVQDRAARKATELKSLNMAIQSLFQAASARLQPKDRVAAGDSHRQLDTIQQFIYDLQDFTEDMKECSQHL; encoded by the exons ATGGCGCACAAGAACTTGAGCTATTACCGGGGGCAGTACAAGGACAGGCTCCTGCCCTTGCTCAG GGAGCTCCGGGCGACAGAGGAAGACTCCACGAACTCGTTTATCTGCATGATGAAGAAGATGAAAGAAGTGCGACTGATGGAGAAGGTTGTGGAAGAGACAGAGGAG GCCTTTGCAGAGAGGATGGAGGCCATTGCTGAGCAGTGGAGGGACCTGCACGCCAGGAGGGCCCAGCTGAAAGCCCACGTGGTGACATGTGGGACAACTGTAAAG GAGAATGAAAGGCTGCGAACCCAAGCTCTGAAGAAAGccaaagaagagaaagagaagaatacAAAAAAGGAAAGTGAGCTCTTGAGGGCTAGGAAGGAACTGGAAGCTCTCAGAAAACAGCACCAGAAACTCTCCAAAAAATTGCTGAAGTACTCCCTGTTCAAGAGGTACCTGGAGGATGTGGTGGAGAATTCACAGGTGAGCTTGGATGTGGCTCAG TTCCGGGATGTCGAGGACGTCATTTCCTACTACAAGGCCCTGGTGAGGACACGCAAGGACCTGCTGCAGTCCCAGTGGTGGCACCGACAGCTGATGGAGCAGGGCaaggtcctgcagcagcagatcagGGCAGAGAAGGAAGCTGAGATGCTTCAGTGCAAGAATGACCTGGTGCAGCTCAAAGAATCATTTGACCGGGCTCAAGGCAACATCCGGCAGTGG GAGGATCGCTGGGCTGAGGTCCAGGACAGGGCTGCCAGGAAGGCCACGGAGCTGAAGTCCCTCAACATGGCCATCCAGAGCCTCTTCCAGGCCGCCAGCGCACGGCTCCAGCCAAAGGACAGggtggcagctggggacagccacaGGCAGCTGGACACG ATCCAGCAGTTCATCTACGACCTCCAGGACTTCACGGAGGACATGAAGGAGTGCAGCCAACATCTGTGA